The genomic DNA CAAAAAAACATCGGAATCTTGATAACCATTCTGGTACCTGTTACTGGCATACTCCACTAAATAATAGCTGCATAAGTAGTTGTTATCAGTGTTTGGAAAATTCTCTAACCTTATTTTGTAATCgatctttctttcttgtaaCAGTGGGATCTTACCTGCAATAGATGTCTTAAGCGGTCAAGCAATTGTTGGGGTAAGCTCTCTCTCACCCTTTGATGATCTTCAAGGATCTTTAAAACAGTTCTAAGATTAAAGCCTGAAAGCATGATCTGATCATATGGATCAATGATCTGATATGTGTTCTGTTTACAGATATTCTACTtcattggatttggatttttctgCCTCGAATCAGTGGTTAGCATATGGGTTATTCAGGTCTCTCTTCTACTCCCATCACTAATATATCAGTCTTTGAACATGGTTTTATACATCTGTAATCGTTTTCTAACATTTGGATTTTGGGATGGATTCGTTTTGTTTGAGCAGCAAGTGTATATGTTCTTCCGAGGCAGCGGGAAACAAGATCAAATGAGACGGGAAGCGGCAAGAGGAGCTTTAAGAGCCGCTGTTTGAGAGCTCTCCTTGTAAAATTCTTGGTTTGTGTACTTAATCTTCACTGTTACTTTCATTTTTCAGATTCtgcctttctctctctctccctctctgctgtaaaccaaaaaaaaagattcaatttttccTTGTACCTTTATCTCATGTAAATTTGTTTGTTCAAAAGTGAGAGTTCAGATTCATACCATTTTGGgattatattagtttttatgAGAACCCGTCTTTATGTGTTGCGTTTGTGTTTCTATATCACATTATTGGCTAGTGGCTATTTAACATTTCTATAATCTTGGATTAGTTTTTTACATGTCATAGAGATTAGTCTGAATAAAGTTTTGTATCCACTGATGTTTACTACAGAGTCTACAGTTTTGGACATTTTTGGTTAAAGTAGCCAACCATATGATATATCATTTATTGtaagataaattaaaacataccAAATCGAGAAAGATTGAAAAGActatataagaatatatttatataaataaacatttacCACGACATTCACATTTTCAACAATAAGCCACACACTTCTTCTTACAATCAATGGTGCAACTaccgcctccaccaccaccaccgtatcCTTTGCCAGAGCGGCTAAAAGATTTGAAACACTTGGCAGGACAGGTCAGCTTCTTCATGTGACAGTGACCTTTCTCTTTACACACCACGGTTGGTCTCACCACACCTCCTTTGCTATATCCCCCACTAGGTCCACCGAAACCACCGCCGTATCCTCCACCCATGTTTCCCCAATCTTTTCCACTGAAACCTGGTAAACCAAAACCGGTTCCTGGTTCGGTTCCAGGTCCAAAGTA from Camelina sativa cultivar DH55 chromosome 7, Cs, whole genome shotgun sequence includes the following:
- the LOC104703722 gene encoding glycine-rich protein 2-like, which produces MNTKLSFLFMILLLTLTLSHSRPTRPESSTGAYSDQLKKNSKGNNNNKNDKGYGSSGGYFGPGTEPGTGFGLPGFSGKDWGNMGGGYGGGFGGPSGGYSKGGVVRPTVVCKEKGHCHMKKLTCPAKCFKSFSRSGKGYGGGGGGGSCTIDCKKKCVAYC